A DNA window from Hordeum vulgare subsp. vulgare chromosome 1H, MorexV3_pseudomolecules_assembly, whole genome shotgun sequence contains the following coding sequences:
- the LOC123442901 gene encoding protease Do-like 10, mitochondrial, translating to MHASARLLRRLSSSSSSRSLRRLPFHPSPPSPPHPSPLPPHWTLTRALLPHLAAPRFSTISCASTPSLRLGECGALGTPAIPLAEKSEGEEEVESAAARHDTDAFAAVELALDSVVKVFTVSSGPNYFLPWQNKAQRESMGSGFVISGKRIITNAHVVADHTFVLVRKHGSPTKFKAEVQAIGHECDLALLTVESEEFWEGMNSLDLGDIPFLQEAVAVVGYPQGGDNISVTKGVVSRVEPTQYAHGATQLMAIQIDAAINPGNSGGPAIMGDKVAGVAFQNLSGAENIGYIIPVPVIKRFISGVEESGKYSGFCSLGISCQATENIQIRECFGMRPEMTGVLVSRINPLSDAHKILKKDDILLEFDGVPIANDGTVPFRNRERITFDHLVSMKKPEETAVIKVLRDGKEHELNVTLRPLQPLVPVHQFDKLPSYYIFAGFVFIPLTQPYLHEFGEDWYNTSPRRLCERALRELPKKAGQQLVILSQVLMDDINVGYERLAELQVKKVNGVEVENLKHLCSIVDNCTEENLRIDLDDERVIVLKFQNARLATSRILKRHRIPSARSSDLVDEQSSSGETEVSCTN from the exons ATGCACGCCTCCGCGCGCTTGCTCCGCcgcctctcctcttcctcctcctcccgctcgcTCCGCCGCCTCCCTTTCCACCCATCACCTCCGTCGCCTCCACATCCATCTCCTCTGCCGCCCCACTGGACCCTGACCCGCGCCCTACTCCCCCACCTCGCTGCCCCCCGCTTCTCCACCATCTCTTGCGCATCCACACCTTCTCTCCGCCTAGGTGAATGCGGCGCTTTGGGAACCCCGGCGATACCGTTGGCGGAGAaatccgagggagaggaggaggtggagtctGCGGCGGCGCGGCATGACACCGACGCGTTCGCGGCGGTGGAGCTGGCACTGGACTCGGTGGTGAAGGTGTTCACGGTGTCAAGTGGCCCTAACTACTTCCTGCCGTGGCAGAACAAGGCCCAGCGCGAGAGCATGGGCTCCG GCTTTGTAATTTCTGGAAAAAGGATCATCACAAATGCTCATGTGGTAGCTGATCATACTTTTGTTCTTGTGAGGAAGCATGGATCGCCAACAAAGTTCAAGGCAGAAGTTCAGGCTATTGGCCATGAGTGTGATTTGGCTCTTCTTACAGTTGAGAGCGAGGAGTTTTGGGAGGGGATGAACAGCTTAGATCTTGGAGACATTCCATTTTTGCAGGAAGCTGTCGCTGTGGTTGGCTACCCTCAGG GTGGAGACAATATCTCTGTCACCAAGGGGGTTGTTTCTAGAGTGGAACCAACACAGTATGCCCATGGTGCGACTCAGCTCATGGCTATACAAATAGATGCAGCTATTAATCCAGGCAACAGTGGAGGGCCTGCAATCATGGGTGATAAAGTGGCTGGAGTTGCTTTCCAAAATCTGTCAGGAGCAGAAAACATTGG GTATATTATACCTGTGCCTGTAATTAAGCGTTTTATTTCTGGAGTGGAAGAGAGTGGCAAATATTCTGGGTTTTGTTCTCTTGGAATATCTTGCCAGGCCACTGAGAACATCCAAATAAGAGAATGCTTTGGTATGCGCCCTGAAATGACTGGAGTGTTAGTGAGTAGAATAAATCCTCTATCTGATGCTCACAAAattctgaagaaagatgatatcctTCTTGAGTTTGATGGCGTGCCTATTGCGAATGATGGGACAG TTCCGTTCCGAAATAGGGAGAGAATCACCTTTGATCATCTTGTGTCCATGAAGAAGCCTGAAGAAACAGCCGTTATCAAAGTACTAAGAGATGGCAAAGAGCATGAATTGAATGTGACACTTAGACCT TTGCAACCTTTGGTTCCCGTGCATCAGTTTGACAAACTACCCAGCTACTACATCTTTGCTGGTTTTGTTTTTATCCCGCTGACCCAGCCTTATCTCCATGAATTTGGAGAAGACTGGTACAACACTTCACCACGCCGACTCTGTGAACGTGCACTGAGAGAGCTTCCAAAGAAGGCTGGTCAGCAGTTAGTAATATTATCTCAG GTCCTCATGGATGATATTAATGTCGGTTATGAAAGGCTGGCTGAACTCCAG GTAAAGAAGGTGAATGGTGTTGAGGTTGAGAATTTGAAGCATTTGTGCAGTATCGTGGATAACTGCACTGAAGAAAACTTGAGAATTGATTTGGATGATGAGCGGGTGATCGTCCTGAAATTTCAGAACGCGAGGCTTGCCACGTCTCGGATCCTCAAGCGGCACAGGATTCCATCAGCCAGGTCGAGTGACCTTGTCGATGAACAATCGAGCAGTGGTGAGACTGAGGTGTCATGCACAAACTGA